The genomic interval CGCGCGCCCTCCGTGATGAGTTCGGGGCGCTGGATGGCGGCGGTGTTGATTGAGACCTTGTCCGCGCCGGCGCGAAGCGTCTCCTTCACGTCCTCCCTGGTGCGGATGCCGCCGCCGACGGTGAGCGGGATGAAGATTTCGTCCGCGACCCGGGAGACGGTGTCGAGCATCGTCTCTCTCCCCTCCGCGCTCGCGGTGATGTCGAGGAAGACGAACTCGTCCGCGCCCGCCTCGTTGTACTTCTTCGCGAGCTCGACGGGGTCGCCCGTGTACTGGAGGTCTTCGAACTGAACGCCCGTGTAGACCGCCGCGTCCCCGCTCTCATCGAGATCCACGTCGATGCACGGGATGACGCGTTTCGTCAACATACCCGTTCGTTCACTCGGACGGCGTTTCACGGTTTCGCCTCGATACGTCACGCTGATAGTGGAACCCGGCCTACGTCGAGTATGACGTTTCTCGTCGCCTACGACGACTCGGAACTCTCGCGAACCGCGCTCGACCGCGCCGTGGAGTTCGCGGGGGAGCGGGAGGTCGTCGCCGTCACCGCGATACCGCGCAGTCCGGCCTACGCCCGCGCGAACGACTGGCTCGACGCCGACGAAGCGTTCGACATGGACGCAATCGAGGAACGACTCCGCGACCGCGTCCACGAACGCCAGCCGGACGTGTCGTTCGAACCGGTTCGGTTGGAGTCCGCGCCGCCGCTCGCGACCATCGGTCTCGCGGTGCGGAAGGCCGCCCGCCGGTTCGACGCCGACGTCGTGTTCGTCGGCAGTCGGAGCGCGGGTCGTCTCGTCACGAACCTCGTGAGCGTCGGGCAGAACGTCGCGACCGACGCGGGCTACGACGTGCACATCGTCCGGCATCCGTCATAGCGAAGTACGCGGCCGCAGAACCCCCGGGTATGAGTGACACCACCGATACCGACGAACCAGCCGACGAACAGGACGGGGCGTCCCGTCACGACTCCCGCGTCACGTCGCCGATGCAGGCGTACGGCGGGCGCGCCGTCCTCACCGGTTTTCTCGTTCTCCTCCTCGGGCTCGCCGTCGTCGTCGCCCCCGCCCTCCTAGTCTAGTTCGGCGGCGAGCGTGTCGCGGGCGTCCGCGACCGCTTCGAACTCGTACGCGAGTTCGGTTCCGTTCACGTCGAGCGAGAGCGCGCCCGACCCGTCGCTGTGTCCGAGTTCGACCGCATCCACGCGGGTGCGGACGGCGTCGGGGTCGGTGGTTTCGACGACGGCGCGGCCCGGCGCTTCCGAGAACAGTTCGGGGAGACCGGGGACGCTCGCGTCGAGGCCGGCGTCCGCGGTGAGCATCTCGGCGAGCGTGACGGCGAGGCCGCCGTCGCTCACGTCGTGCACCGCGAGCGTGGAGTCGAGGTCTGCCACGGAGGCGAGGCCGGCGACGCGGTCGGCCGGGTCGTCGGGGAGCGCGGGGAAGCGGTCGCTTCCGTCGAACTGCGCGAGGTACTCGCTCCCGCCGAGACCGCTCGCGTGCCCGCCGACGAGCAACAGCGTTCCCTCGCCGCTGAGACCGGTGCCGGGCGCGTCGTAGCCCGATTTCGTGCCGAGCATCGCGAGCGTCGGCGTCGGCGGAATCGGCCCCGTCGCGGAATCGTTGTAGAGGCTGACGTTCCCGCCGACGACGGGGACGGAGAGGTCGCGACAGCCGTCCGCGAGGCCCTCGACGATGTTCGTGAACCCGCCGTACACGCCGGGTTTCTCGGGGTTCCCGCCGTTGAGGCAGTCCACGGCCGCGAGCGGGGTCGCGCCGACCGCGGCGA from Salarchaeum japonicum carries:
- a CDS encoding universal stress protein, yielding MTFLVAYDDSELSRTALDRAVEFAGEREVVAVTAIPRSPAYARANDWLDADEAFDMDAIEERLRDRVHERQPDVSFEPVRLESAPPLATIGLAVRKAARRFDADVVFVGSRSAGRLVTNLVSVGQNVATDAGYDVHIVRHPS
- a CDS encoding DUF7550 family protein produces the protein MSDTTDTDEPADEQDGASRHDSRVTSPMQAYGGRAVLTGFLVLLLGLAVVVAPALLV